A stretch of the Candidatus Hydrogenedens sp. genome encodes the following:
- a CDS encoding aspartate aminotransferase family protein encodes MMRISHPNEDKGNSFRELYTKYVGHGQQTYTPSQIVVEKAQGVCLWTVDGRKLYDFTSGVLVSNLGYAHPLFEKKFKEYYSAYPRNTYNMITPVQVEASKRLVESFGYAKAQKILWSASGSEGIQKAMWTALHRYPDRHIILATRHGFHGKKGLASDVTGDSSPNPNVRWVSFPMGEGYGEDYYQKELDELWKTYPNKIALLITEPYLGAKGSYHPPKWYHQLLQKWCNLHDIPFIFDEVQSCFGRTGNMYAFQTYGVEPDLVVLGKGMASGEPASAVVGREDLIEALDYGEASDTFSASTSACCAVCATMDVFEEAKIVEHVKCTAPVLHELLIKLKEEFPFITDVRGEGMVYGIDCVNADIANRCVLEAYYGTGNEGVHFLGPLAKKVLRVSPPLVITKEELEYAYRLLVSAWKRI; translated from the coding sequence ATGATGCGTATTTCACATCCAAATGAGGATAAGGGAAATTCGTTCAGGGAACTATATACAAAATATGTAGGGCATGGTCAACAAACCTATACTCCCTCACAAATTGTTGTTGAGAAAGCCCAAGGGGTATGTTTGTGGACAGTGGATGGTAGAAAATTATACGATTTCACTTCAGGTGTGTTGGTCAGTAATTTAGGGTATGCACATCCTCTATTTGAGAAGAAGTTTAAAGAATATTACAGTGCATATCCGAGAAATACTTATAACATGATTACACCTGTTCAGGTGGAAGCATCAAAGCGACTGGTCGAAAGTTTTGGATATGCTAAAGCCCAAAAAATATTATGGTCGGCAAGCGGTTCGGAAGGTATTCAGAAAGCGATGTGGACTGCTCTACATAGGTATCCTGATAGGCATATTATTCTTGCAACACGTCACGGTTTTCATGGAAAAAAAGGACTTGCGTCCGATGTAACAGGTGATAGCAGTCCGAATCCGAATGTTCGATGGGTATCGTTTCCGATGGGTGAAGGCTATGGTGAGGATTATTATCAAAAAGAATTAGACGAATTATGGAAAACATATCCAAATAAGATTGCTTTATTAATTACCGAGCCATACTTAGGAGCCAAAGGGTCTTATCATCCGCCGAAATGGTATCATCAATTATTGCAAAAATGGTGTAATTTACATGATATACCTTTTATTTTTGATGAGGTTCAGTCGTGTTTTGGCAGAACAGGTAATATGTATGCTTTTCAAACATATGGAGTAGAACCCGATTTGGTTGTCTTAGGGAAAGGTATGGCGAGTGGAGAGCCCGCCTCAGCTGTTGTAGGTAGAGAGGATTTAATAGAGGCATTGGATTATGGTGAAGCATCCGATACGTTTAGCGCAAGCACATCTGCTTGTTGTGCTGTTTGTGCGACTATGGACGTTTTTGAAGAAGCAAAGATTGTTGAGCATGTGAAATGTACCGCACCAGTATTACATGAATTGTTAATTAAGTTGAAAGAAGAATTCCCGTTTATTACAGATGTGCGAGGTGAAGGGATGGTCTACGGTATAGATTGTGTAAATGCAGACATAGCAAATCGATGTGTGTTAGAGGCTTATTATGGGACCGGCAACGAAGGTGTTCATTTTTTAGGTCCATTAGCGAAAAAAGTTCTTCGTGTCAGTCCGCCATTAGTAATAACGAAAGAAGAACTGGAATATGCGTATCGGTTATTAGTTTCCGCATGGAAACGTATCTAA
- a CDS encoding FAD-dependent oxidoreductase, with protein sequence MKVAVIGAGIAGLTTAYFLSDKHKVFVYEKSNRPGGGIFSIKYKEENLESNIDLGFTVYNRTHYPNLVNLLDKLNLRSQEVPKRVIINYSKQGLCWCLGEKFQSFPFVTSYFKPVNYRVMSAWKKLKKQSKPFLNKKDLKISLSEYLDEQKIPVDVQNIFILPLVQSFWCGLTSTLKEIPAYSFFSFLDRMGFLDDDEESQWRVVRGGAFRIISQIISGLIYPIRFQTEVTCVRRHPDYVEITTRSGEKETFDAVVIATPADEALKILEKPTESETAILGSYGYEQFSIAFHKDERFAQTALKTPFSWYIQASGDPTKIPPVITWDINQLQQLPFKSRLFLTIAPREGCIPKDKLIYMFQRKAPKATWKMLSVQRRFSEISGMNRTYYCSDYWGEGMLEDSIETAMQVVQMLSKEKRNI encoded by the coding sequence ATGAAGGTAGCTGTTATCGGTGCTGGTATTGCAGGATTAACGACTGCATATTTTTTGTCTGATAAGCACAAGGTGTTCGTATATGAAAAATCAAACCGACCTGGAGGTGGTATTTTTTCCATTAAATACAAAGAAGAGAATCTGGAGTCAAATATAGATTTAGGGTTTACAGTCTATAATAGGACTCATTATCCAAATCTTGTAAATCTGCTGGACAAATTAAATTTGCGTTCTCAGGAAGTTCCCAAACGAGTTATTATTAATTATTCCAAGCAGGGTTTATGCTGGTGTTTGGGTGAAAAATTTCAGAGTTTCCCCTTTGTAACTTCATATTTTAAGCCCGTCAATTATAGAGTTATGTCTGCTTGGAAAAAACTTAAAAAGCAAAGTAAACCATTTTTAAATAAAAAGGATCTTAAAATATCTTTATCAGAATATTTAGATGAACAAAAAATTCCTGTGGATGTGCAGAATATATTTATTCTACCATTAGTTCAATCTTTTTGGTGTGGTTTAACCAGTACGTTAAAGGAAATTCCAGCCTATTCCTTCTTTTCTTTTTTAGATAGGATGGGATTCTTGGATGATGATGAAGAATCACAGTGGCGAGTAGTTCGTGGCGGTGCATTCCGAATCATTAGCCAGATTATATCAGGGCTAATTTATCCTATCCGTTTTCAAACAGAAGTTACGTGTGTTCGTAGGCACCCTGACTATGTAGAAATTACCACACGTTCTGGTGAGAAAGAAACGTTTGATGCGGTTGTTATTGCAACACCAGCAGACGAAGCATTGAAAATATTAGAGAAACCGACGGAATCCGAGACAGCAATATTAGGCTCCTATGGATATGAGCAGTTTAGTATAGCATTTCATAAAGATGAGCGATTTGCCCAGACTGCCTTAAAAACCCCATTCTCATGGTATATACAAGCGAGTGGAGACCCAACAAAGATTCCTCCTGTTATAACATGGGATATAAATCAACTACAACAATTACCATTTAAGTCGAGGCTATTTTTGACTATTGCCCCTCGTGAAGGATGTATCCCAAAAGATAAACTTATTTATATGTTTCAACGAAAGGCACCAAAAGCCACATGGAAAATGTTAAGTGTCCAAAGAAGATTCAGCGAAATATCAGGAATGAATAGAACATATTATTGTAGCGATTATTGGGGAGAAGGAATGCTTGAAGATTCTATTGAAACGGCGATGCAAGTAGTGCAGATGTTAAGCAAGGAGAAAAGGAATATTTAG
- a CDS encoding inositol monophosphatase family protein: MNESKLVDELLMLMRKVSLFTEEVARQKQEHVQSKQDYSPVTIADYGAQILVGYWLSQNYSGDALIAEESSKALLESGEQNFLENLYQLLSLYENNLKKEHILQYLDFNSDITNPKSFWVLDPLDGTKGFLRGDQYAISLAYIKDRVLELGVLACPRLRLPNIIKTDTAGCVFFAQKGRGAWVTSLVDKAEWFPIHVSECTRFEDARLLRSYESKHTNLRDTEQFLLKSRITKSVPIDSQVKYGLLASGEGEIILRFPPEENPEYREKIWDHAGGAIVLEEAGGKVTDVRGASFQFNGDPLLKNSIGVFASNGYLHHLGLEILKEILQHERKG; encoded by the coding sequence ATGAATGAAAGTAAATTAGTAGATGAATTATTGATGTTGATGAGAAAAGTATCGCTATTTACTGAGGAAGTAGCGAGGCAAAAGCAGGAACATGTTCAATCAAAGCAAGATTATTCACCAGTGACAATTGCTGATTATGGAGCCCAAATTCTTGTTGGTTATTGGTTAAGTCAGAATTATAGTGGCGATGCTTTAATTGCTGAAGAATCGTCCAAAGCATTGTTAGAATCTGGAGAACAAAATTTCCTTGAAAATTTATACCAGTTGTTATCTCTTTACGAAAATAATTTAAAGAAAGAACATATTCTCCAATATTTAGACTTTAATTCTGACATCACAAATCCCAAATCTTTCTGGGTATTAGACCCTCTGGATGGTACAAAAGGCTTTTTGCGTGGAGACCAATATGCCATTTCATTAGCATATATAAAAGATAGGGTGCTCGAATTGGGTGTTTTGGCATGCCCTCGACTTCGACTTCCGAATATTATTAAAACGGATACCGCAGGTTGCGTCTTTTTTGCACAGAAAGGGCGAGGGGCATGGGTTACATCATTAGTAGATAAAGCAGAATGGTTCCCAATTCATGTCTCAGAATGCACCCGTTTTGAAGATGCGAGATTGCTTCGTTCCTATGAATCCAAGCATACAAATTTGAGAGATACAGAACAATTTCTGTTGAAATCAAGAATTACAAAGAGCGTGCCGATAGATAGTCAAGTAAAATATGGGCTATTAGCAAGTGGTGAAGGCGAAATTATTCTCCGCTTTCCACCAGAAGAGAATCCTGAATATCGCGAGAAGATATGGGACCATGCAGGTGGTGCTATTGTATTAGAAGAAGCAGGTGGAAAAGTAACGGATGTGCGTGGTGCCTCGTTTCAATTTAATGGAGATCCTTTATTAAAAAACTCTATCGGTGTGTTTGCTTCTAATGGTTATTTACATCATTTAGGTTTGGAAATATTGAAAGAAATATTGCAACATGAGAGGAAAGGGTAA
- a CDS encoding HEAT repeat domain-containing protein, with the protein MFITQNKNDTLWKKVLPLIFLLPLFCFCDENQFLTINTSEITSDPALVENTSKRIEQLNQSVHYEFLIPDESPKLPINLFLQDHETTFPSNVLSKTTDPILKEQIFASNDPDWLPKFEELFTFPSYEMKLSACKKIYSKNSEYFVQELLKYLANGTADQALILNQLLPDLKQELEEPLIQRLKERQLPPPQHRAIIYTLGRIRSEKSVPLLWNEFQNSSSEEMAYTCVQALANMPHSTPIDQWLQVIQSPFVSVALLSAHAISEYGGTYSEEQIRRILLGEIPVAPKVAEYLLEKVGNYPLEIIVPFFIEVMEKNPNLSLRVATILSQKTGMNLPASPQQWANWWKEQTNPPSPPPSNTDQTSSENMPSSKPDIKVHQPRIRKR; encoded by the coding sequence ATGTTCATTACTCAAAACAAGAATGACACATTGTGGAAAAAAGTTTTGCCCTTAATCTTTCTTCTTCCTCTCTTCTGTTTTTGTGATGAAAATCAATTTTTGACAATAAACACTTCGGAAATAACTTCGGACCCAGCTCTTGTCGAGAATACTTCAAAAAGAATAGAACAATTAAATCAATCGGTTCATTATGAATTCCTTATTCCTGATGAATCACCAAAGTTGCCAATAAATCTATTTCTTCAAGACCATGAAACCACTTTCCCATCGAATGTTCTCTCAAAAACAACAGACCCCATCTTAAAGGAACAGATTTTTGCTTCAAACGATCCTGATTGGTTACCCAAATTCGAAGAACTATTCACCTTCCCATCCTACGAAATGAAACTCTCAGCCTGTAAGAAAATATATTCCAAGAATTCAGAATATTTTGTTCAAGAATTATTAAAATATCTTGCCAACGGTACAGCAGACCAGGCATTAATTTTAAATCAACTCCTGCCCGATTTGAAGCAGGAATTAGAGGAACCGTTAATACAACGTTTAAAGGAAAGACAATTGCCTCCTCCTCAACATCGGGCTATTATTTATACATTGGGCAGAATTCGTTCAGAGAAATCTGTTCCTTTACTTTGGAATGAATTTCAAAACAGTTCCTCCGAAGAAATGGCTTACACCTGTGTTCAGGCATTAGCAAACATGCCTCATTCAACACCTATAGACCAATGGCTTCAAGTGATACAAAGTCCTTTTGTTTCTGTGGCACTTCTTTCTGCTCATGCTATATCCGAATATGGAGGGACTTATTCAGAAGAACAGATTCGGCGAATATTATTAGGAGAAATACCCGTTGCTCCAAAGGTAGCAGAATACCTATTAGAAAAAGTGGGTAATTACCCATTGGAAATAATAGTCCCATTTTTTATAGAGGTTATGGAGAAAAATCCAAATTTATCGTTGAGAGTTGCAACTATTTTAAGTCAAAAAACAGGGATGAATTTGCCTGCATCACCTCAACAATGGGCAAATTGGTGGAAGGAACAAACAAATCCTCCATCTCCACCACCATCTAATACGGACCAAACTTCCTCTGAAAATATGCCCTCTTCAAAACCTGATATAAAAGTTCACCAACCCCGTATCCGTAAGCGATAA
- a CDS encoding YbjN domain-containing protein, with product MKHITLQLIKEYLERFGWKNYEAVNEPFEQEGIIYTGWRSSENSPVYMVCIDPMIEKKCLSFRTQNLIRAPFDKIPKEQILNLLLALEWINYRIIIGKFAYEPVYGDIRFSIDLPIDENTISYEQFVHSLGLVVEVVETYAPIIVMILEGKVTAERFIQNDLRGEVLLEKTMMSKILKDLLSGLGRVNLN from the coding sequence ATGAAACACATTACATTACAACTAATTAAAGAGTATCTGGAACGATTCGGCTGGAAAAATTATGAAGCGGTAAATGAACCTTTTGAACAAGAAGGGATAATTTATACAGGTTGGCGTTCTTCAGAAAATAGTCCTGTGTATATGGTGTGCATTGACCCGATGATAGAAAAGAAATGCCTTTCCTTCCGAACCCAAAATCTAATAAGAGCACCATTTGATAAAATACCCAAAGAACAGATACTTAATTTGCTTTTAGCGTTAGAATGGATTAATTATCGTATCATCATAGGGAAGTTTGCTTATGAACCTGTCTATGGTGATATTCGCTTTTCAATAGACCTGCCTATTGATGAAAATACAATTTCTTATGAACAATTTGTTCATTCTTTAGGGCTGGTCGTGGAAGTAGTGGAAACTTATGCCCCTATAATTGTAATGATTTTGGAAGGGAAGGTTACTGCGGAACGGTTTATTCAGAATGATTTGAGGGGTGAAGTTCTTTTAGAAAAAACCATGATGAGCAAGATATTGAAAGATTTACTCAGCGGATTGGGTAGAGTTAATTTAAATTGA